The following coding sequences are from one Longimicrobiaceae bacterium window:
- the corA gene encoding magnesium/cobalt transporter CorA: MNGTPPAPAIRSFACLDSGVHSIPESESARLIREGIRQADPNAQTPVVWMDVLNPGPAQAEFLRDEIGFHPLAVEDCVRGRQRPKVDRYNNYLFIVLYAAAINPTRDRMALNEIHVFLGNRFMVTVHDYRVEEVGEIMARWRSAPKGSMQVAQLAYLLFDAIVDDYFPVLEHFSARAERLEATIFEQGRSPSMAEILILRQELITFRRIVAPQREVLSALLRRELPVLRPEMVPYFQDIHDHIIRVTEEIDALRELLSALLDAQFSMSANRLNTTMRTMTAWSIILMSMALVAGIYGMNFDYMPELHWRVGYFLSLLVMAAIGAGLLAFFRSRRWL, translated from the coding sequence TTGAACGGAACGCCCCCTGCCCCCGCAATCCGCTCGTTCGCCTGTCTCGATTCGGGGGTCCACTCGATCCCCGAGAGCGAGAGCGCCAGGCTGATTCGTGAGGGGATCCGGCAGGCTGACCCGAACGCGCAGACACCCGTGGTCTGGATGGACGTACTCAATCCGGGCCCGGCCCAGGCCGAATTCCTGCGCGACGAAATCGGCTTCCATCCTCTGGCGGTGGAGGATTGCGTGCGCGGCCGCCAGCGGCCGAAGGTCGACCGCTACAACAACTACCTCTTCATCGTGCTCTATGCCGCCGCGATCAACCCCACGCGCGATCGGATGGCGCTCAACGAGATCCACGTCTTCCTCGGCAACCGGTTCATGGTCACGGTGCACGACTATCGGGTCGAGGAGGTGGGCGAGATCATGGCGCGGTGGCGGTCCGCGCCCAAGGGCAGCATGCAGGTGGCGCAGCTCGCATACCTGCTCTTCGATGCGATCGTAGACGACTACTTCCCGGTGCTCGAGCACTTTTCCGCGCGCGCCGAACGGCTCGAGGCGACCATCTTCGAGCAGGGGCGCAGCCCCTCGATGGCGGAGATCCTCATCCTGCGCCAGGAGCTGATCACCTTCCGCCGCATCGTCGCACCGCAACGAGAGGTGCTGAGCGCCCTGCTCCGGCGCGAGCTACCGGTATTGCGCCCGGAGATGGTGCCGTATTTCCAGGACATCCACGACCACATCATCCGGGTCACCGAGGAGATCGACGCATTGCGGGAGCTCCTGTCGGCGCTGCTGGATGCACAGTTCTCGATGTCCGCGAATCGGCTGAACACCACCATGCGCACGATGACCGCCTGGTCGATCATCCTCATGTCCATGGCGTTGGTCGCGGGGATTTACGGGATGAATTTCGACTACATGCCGGAACTACACTGGCGCGTGGGGTATTTCCTTTCGCTCCTGGTGATGGCGGCAATCGGCGCGGGGTTGCTCGCGTTTTTCCGCTCCAGACGGTGGTTGTAG
- a CDS encoding DUF5698 domain-containing protein, whose protein sequence is MEALFASAWGPLVIFCLRIVDVSLATLRMLLAMRGVKLMAPVIGFFEVLFWIFAVGNAIRYLDSPLHLLGYGLGFSTGTLVGMLIEEKMAFGMATVRVVSRHGGVELAEALRDRGFGVTEYSGLGREGRVEVVDAVLRRRDLPVVFKEVDLWDPEAFVTVGEPRMIQRGWMFGRRRK, encoded by the coding sequence ATGGAAGCACTCTTCGCCTCCGCGTGGGGGCCGCTGGTCATATTCTGCCTGAGGATCGTCGACGTCTCGTTGGCCACTTTGCGCATGCTGCTCGCGATGCGCGGGGTGAAGCTGATGGCGCCGGTGATCGGCTTCTTTGAGGTTCTCTTCTGGATTTTCGCGGTGGGTAACGCGATCCGTTACCTGGATTCGCCGCTGCACCTGCTCGGCTATGGGCTCGGATTCTCTACCGGCACGCTGGTGGGGATGCTGATCGAGGAGAAGATGGCGTTCGGCATGGCGACCGTACGCGTTGTCTCACGCCATGGCGGGGTGGAGCTGGCGGAAGCGCTCCGCGATCGCGGGTTCGGCGTGACGGAGTACTCAGGCCTGGGGCGAGAGGGGCGGGTGGAGGTGGTCGACGCGGTGCTGCGCCGTCGCGACCTGCCGGTCGTCTTCAAGGAGGTGGACCTGTGGGATCCGGAGGCGTTCGTCACGGTGGGTGAGCCGCGCATGATCCAGCGCGGCTGGATGTTCGGCAGGCGCCGCAAATGA
- a CDS encoding Gfo/Idh/MocA family oxidoreductase, with product MEPQRDSMGLVFLGCGFATRLHSRTLRRFPTVRRYYASRDVRRAEEFNRRFRGAGAFGSYQAALQDPQVEVALVATPPATHLELTLSALAAGKHVILEKPPLMHSADFAPLQAAAEAANRQVMVAENYFYKPLAERVRRVIAAGDIGEPRILSVRALKKQRTGDWRDLVELAGGGALFEGGIHWVNFMANLGLEVRRVHGYRPGPQEGPERTMVVVFEYAGGAVGTLYHSWEIGSPLRGLRLSAIFGTEGALTFESNGLGMMVRGRRRRLELPDPRDLLGYRAMFEDFFAALRERRAPRFTLAMARRDLELVEEAYASPLPPGLDGMEMEA from the coding sequence ATGGAGCCCCAGCGGGACTCGATGGGCCTCGTCTTCCTCGGCTGTGGCTTCGCCACCCGCCTGCACAGCCGCACCCTGCGCCGCTTCCCGACAGTCCGGCGTTACTACGCCAGCCGCGACGTTCGCCGCGCGGAAGAGTTCAACCGACGGTTCCGCGGCGCGGGCGCGTTCGGCTCGTACCAGGCGGCCCTGCAGGATCCGCAGGTCGAGGTGGCGCTGGTGGCGACGCCGCCCGCGACTCACCTCGAGCTCACCTTGAGTGCCCTGGCGGCCGGCAAGCACGTGATCCTGGAGAAGCCGCCGCTGATGCATTCCGCGGATTTCGCCCCGCTGCAGGCGGCTGCAGAAGCCGCGAACCGGCAGGTGATGGTTGCCGAGAACTACTTCTACAAGCCGCTGGCGGAGCGCGTGCGGCGGGTAATTGCCGCAGGCGATATCGGCGAGCCGCGTATCCTCTCGGTGCGCGCGCTCAAGAAGCAGCGCACGGGGGACTGGCGCGACCTGGTGGAGCTGGCGGGGGGAGGCGCCCTCTTCGAGGGAGGGATCCACTGGGTCAACTTCATGGCAAATCTCGGACTCGAGGTGCGGCGGGTGCACGGATATCGACCCGGTCCGCAAGAGGGTCCGGAGCGGACCATGGTCGTGGTGTTCGAGTACGCGGGCGGAGCCGTGGGGACGCTGTACCATTCGTGGGAGATCGGCTCGCCGCTCCGGGGGCTGCGTTTGTCGGCCATCTTCGGCACCGAGGGCGCCCTGACTTTCGAGTCCAACGGGCTGGGGATGATGGTGCGAGGTCGTCGACGCCGCCTGGAGCTGCCGGACCCGCGGGACCTGCTCGGCTATCGAGCGATGTTCGAGGATTTCTTCGCGGCCTTGCGCGAGCGGCGCGCCCCGCGATTCACCCTGGCGATGGCGCGCCGAGACCTCGAGCTGGTCGAGGAGGCATACGCCTCGCCTCTGCCACCCGGGCTGGACGGGATGGAGATGGAAGCGTGA
- a CDS encoding PilZ domain-containing protein, with amino-acid sequence MRTNFYPMQAIAVQPPWEGEEVWFPSLVLDYEEGKSLSIGAPLNRGREVLVPTGTRVRLQLALPDGLRRFTAVVQRRHAPPGSPIMLELSWPEDFQRIQRRDNVRVDATLRVEVCRIRDDDSLGPPLFGATADISAGGTRIRLAEPIEVLTPVQITFTFPNEEEHVVEGRVLRRGELTQALTDLRHWAAVEFTEISEVVRREIVRLVFDLQREQLRKGVS; translated from the coding sequence ATGCGCACCAACTTCTATCCGATGCAGGCCATCGCGGTCCAGCCCCCCTGGGAAGGTGAGGAGGTCTGGTTTCCGAGCCTGGTGCTCGACTACGAGGAGGGGAAGTCACTCAGCATCGGTGCCCCGCTCAACCGGGGGCGCGAGGTGCTGGTGCCTACGGGCACCCGTGTCCGGCTGCAGCTCGCACTCCCCGACGGGTTGCGGCGCTTCACCGCGGTCGTGCAGCGGCGACATGCTCCGCCAGGATCCCCGATCATGCTCGAGCTGTCATGGCCGGAGGATTTCCAACGCATTCAGCGGCGCGACAACGTACGGGTGGACGCGACGCTGCGGGTCGAGGTCTGCCGCATTCGTGACGACGACTCTCTCGGCCCGCCCCTCTTCGGCGCCACGGCCGACATCAGCGCCGGCGGAACGCGCATCCGGCTCGCCGAACCGATCGAGGTCCTCACCCCCGTTCAGATCACCTTCACCTTCCCGAACGAAGAGGAGCACGTCGTTGAGGGACGGGTGCTTCGACGCGGCGAGCTCACGCAGGCTCTGACCGACCTGCGCCACTGGGCGGCTGTCGAGTTCACCGAGATTTCCGAAGTGGTGCGACGGGAGATCGTTCGCCTGGTTTTCGACCTTCAGCGCGAGCAACTCCGGAAGGGCGTGTCTTAG
- a CDS encoding HIT domain-containing protein — MDETRNPNCVFCRIIGGEETVSIIHEEEEVIAFLDIQPLYPGHVLVVPKPHYPNLFYVPEALAARTFATASRILPGLARATGCRAVNLFSPNGADGGQNVFHFHLHLLPVPEGQPFPLQLPSSSSPVPSRSELDVMAARINQALQGSVELVGSTS; from the coding sequence GTGGACGAGACTCGAAACCCCAACTGCGTATTCTGTCGGATCATCGGAGGGGAGGAGACGGTCAGTATCATCCACGAGGAGGAGGAAGTAATCGCCTTCCTCGACATCCAGCCGCTCTACCCGGGGCACGTGCTGGTCGTCCCCAAGCCGCACTATCCGAACCTCTTCTACGTGCCCGAAGCGCTGGCCGCGAGAACCTTCGCCACCGCAAGCCGCATCCTGCCCGGCCTCGCGCGCGCAACGGGTTGTCGGGCAGTCAACCTCTTCTCCCCCAACGGCGCGGATGGCGGCCAGAACGTCTTCCACTTTCACCTGCACCTGCTGCCGGTGCCGGAGGGGCAACCTTTCCCGCTGCAGCTTCCCAGCTCCTCGAGCCCGGTGCCCAGCCGCTCCGAGCTCGACGTGATGGCGGCGCGGATCAACCAGGCCCTGCAGGGGAGCGTCGAGCTAGTCGGCTCGACCTCGTAA
- a CDS encoding bifunctional oligoribonuclease/PAP phosphatase NrnA — MPSPTSPAGADQPARNPAQELKDLLAARAGERHVVAIQDFPDPDAISSALAYREIAACFNISVDILYEGLISHPENLALVNLLEIELTQFHEGIPLGGYDAAVFIDNQGTTTRLTPRLKAAGVPTFAVIDHHDLQDELEPVFSDIRPVGAAATIMTEYLDSGLFLKLDPGNPSHVNLATALMHGLHSETGHFIRAGRPEYAAAAQLSPLIEAELLERVLCVQKSRGTMDTIQRALAERVIRGGLSVAGVGYLRWVDRDAIPQAADFLLTEENVHTAVVYGIIEGEDSREMISGSLRTTNATLGVDAYLKKALGRDLSGRYFGGGRARAGGFEIDLGFLAASTGDRKEREAKWALFNRQIRRSLFYAAGLEVDKSDEVQRMREESELEIEE; from the coding sequence ATGCCGTCCCCGACCTCTCCCGCCGGGGCCGACCAGCCCGCCCGCAATCCCGCACAGGAGCTGAAGGACCTGCTCGCAGCGCGAGCCGGAGAGCGGCACGTGGTTGCCATTCAGGATTTTCCGGATCCGGATGCGATCTCGTCTGCCCTCGCCTACCGGGAGATTGCGGCATGTTTCAACATCAGCGTCGACATTCTCTACGAGGGGCTGATCAGCCACCCCGAAAACCTGGCGCTGGTGAACCTGCTTGAGATCGAGCTGACCCAGTTCCACGAGGGGATCCCGCTGGGCGGATACGACGCCGCGGTCTTCATCGACAACCAGGGGACGACGACGCGGCTGACCCCGCGGCTGAAGGCGGCGGGGGTTCCCACCTTCGCGGTCATCGATCACCACGACCTGCAGGACGAGCTGGAGCCCGTCTTCTCCGACATCCGGCCGGTCGGGGCGGCGGCGACGATCATGACCGAATACCTCGACAGCGGGCTCTTCCTGAAGCTGGATCCCGGCAATCCGTCGCACGTGAACCTGGCCACGGCACTGATGCACGGTCTGCACAGCGAGACCGGCCATTTCATCCGCGCAGGCCGTCCCGAGTACGCAGCCGCTGCGCAGCTCTCGCCGCTGATCGAAGCGGAGTTGCTCGAGCGTGTGCTCTGCGTGCAGAAATCGCGTGGTACCATGGACACGATCCAGCGCGCGCTCGCCGAGCGGGTGATTCGCGGGGGGCTCTCGGTGGCGGGGGTGGGCTACCTGCGGTGGGTCGACCGGGACGCCATTCCGCAGGCGGCGGACTTCCTGCTGACCGAGGAGAACGTGCACACGGCTGTGGTCTATGGGATCATCGAAGGGGAGGACTCTCGGGAGATGATCTCCGGTAGCCTGCGGACCACCAACGCCACCCTCGGAGTGGATGCGTACCTCAAGAAGGCTCTCGGGCGGGACCTGAGCGGCAGATACTTCGGGGGAGGACGTGCGCGCGCCGGGGGATTCGAGATCGACCTCGGCTTTCTCGCCGCGAGCACCGGCGACCGCAAGGAACGGGAAGCCAAGTGGGCGCTCTTCAATCGACAGATCCGGAGGAGCCTCTTCTACGCGGCGGGGCTGGAGGTGGACAAATCGGACGAAGTGCAGAGGATGAGGGAAGAGAGCGAGCTGGAGATAGAGGAATAG
- a CDS encoding GMC family oxidoreductase, with product MTALRSSVYDTIVIGSGFGGAMVALPLVESGQRVLMLERGDWVPEGPQRADPVRGFFQLTPAYTLETAYEVRQRKRRHHEGICACVGGPSVFYGGAAFRLRREDFHPPAQIVGNSGAEWPFSYDDLEPHYARAEMLLGVAGRAGEDPTEPPRSAPYPRSPVALAPISRRIVEAAQEMGLHPFRIPLAFDERSGACLYCDGYACHSGSKHDLASRVIPRLIEGGLELRPATVAIRLEARRGRVVGVEVYDRTKRERRELRAERVVLAAGALASPHLLLASGLASENSAGDAIGRYLMRHCNAFVYAFFPKAPNPEGLHHKQVAINDFYFGDPEGGPADKLGNIQQVMHPQPGGILRGPARRLARAGGLGRALERAMARAIAPASLRMTGLQVIAEDQPRWENRIELERGGADAVGLPRARIAHAYTERDLAARAALVRRAKQILGRVPGAHVVHVHEVETFSHAVGTVRAGPDPRRAPLDEFCQFRGIANLYVVDGSFMPTSGGVNPSLTIAANALRVGERVARS from the coding sequence ATGACAGCTCTGCGATCCAGCGTCTACGACACCATCGTCATCGGCAGCGGGTTCGGCGGCGCGATGGTGGCGTTGCCGCTGGTGGAATCGGGTCAGCGGGTGTTGATGCTGGAGCGCGGGGACTGGGTGCCCGAGGGACCGCAGCGGGCCGATCCGGTGCGCGGCTTCTTTCAGCTCACTCCGGCCTACACGCTCGAGACGGCGTACGAGGTACGTCAGCGAAAGCGACGGCACCACGAGGGGATCTGTGCATGCGTCGGTGGGCCGTCGGTGTTCTACGGCGGCGCGGCATTCCGCCTTCGCCGGGAGGATTTTCATCCGCCCGCGCAGATCGTGGGGAACTCGGGGGCAGAATGGCCGTTCAGCTACGACGATCTCGAGCCTCATTATGCCCGTGCCGAGATGCTCCTGGGCGTAGCAGGCCGCGCGGGGGAGGATCCCACCGAGCCACCCCGAAGTGCGCCCTATCCGCGCTCGCCGGTGGCGCTGGCGCCGATCTCCCGCCGCATTGTGGAGGCAGCGCAGGAGATGGGGCTGCACCCCTTCCGCATCCCGCTGGCCTTCGACGAGCGGAGTGGTGCGTGCCTCTATTGCGACGGGTACGCCTGCCACAGCGGCTCCAAGCACGACCTCGCCTCCCGCGTGATCCCGCGCCTGATCGAAGGCGGTCTGGAGCTGCGCCCGGCCACCGTCGCGATTCGGCTCGAGGCGCGAAGAGGGAGAGTGGTGGGGGTGGAGGTCTACGACCGAACCAAGCGGGAGAGGCGGGAGCTGCGTGCCGAGCGGGTCGTCCTGGCGGCGGGGGCGCTGGCTTCGCCGCACCTGCTTCTCGCCTCCGGCCTGGCTTCAGAGAATTCCGCCGGGGACGCGATAGGCAGGTACCTGATGCGGCACTGTAATGCCTTCGTTTACGCCTTCTTCCCGAAGGCGCCCAACCCGGAGGGTCTCCATCACAAGCAGGTTGCCATCAACGACTTCTACTTCGGTGACCCGGAGGGCGGGCCGGCCGACAAGCTCGGGAACATCCAGCAGGTGATGCATCCACAGCCGGGTGGGATTCTGCGGGGGCCGGCGCGCAGGCTGGCGAGGGCTGGCGGCCTCGGGCGCGCGCTCGAACGGGCGATGGCGAGGGCGATCGCCCCTGCATCCCTGCGGATGACCGGGCTCCAGGTCATCGCGGAGGACCAGCCGCGCTGGGAAAACCGCATCGAGCTGGAGCGCGGCGGGGCGGATGCGGTGGGGCTGCCGCGCGCCCGTATCGCCCACGCCTACACGGAACGCGACCTCGCGGCGCGCGCGGCGCTGGTGCGCAGGGCAAAACAGATCCTCGGCCGCGTGCCGGGCGCTCACGTGGTGCATGTCCACGAGGTGGAAACCTTCTCGCACGCGGTGGGGACGGTGCGCGCCGGCCCCGATCCGCGTCGGGCTCCGCTGGACGAGTTCTGCCAGTTCCGCGGAATCGCGAATCTCTACGTGGTGGATGGCTCATTCATGCCGACCTCTGGCGGGGTGAACCCCAGCCTGACGATCGCGGCCAACGCGCTGCGCGTGGGCGAGCGGGTCGCGCGGAGCTGA
- a CDS encoding EAL domain-containing protein yields MKILARVQEPTLQEAVTGAAAQLSAELIVVGGANGGSSEQQLLDGLRTHPDIVLVEASLTGSLKRLREETRARGAALVAACVSGEEVREAIEARTDEWILLPATVDEVVGRLNGALRRGREAEHPELTSRAAEHLRYEELLYDRFTGFPTLPVMIERGRTMLERTGRLTILYIEFVRYSKLEEIYGWQKLDEVLQTTANAVRTFYDRQRGDEESLIMVSHTGDDDFIFFTELRDGPEVSEARINEIAEELERHIQQELEAVHGEDISGLFGIYIGATTIFRNPKIRTERMIYRGIREAAQAARSVENRERTRKIADLKTVLREGLVEIAYHPIVVTGTKEVYGYEALARGTMRGLRSPEVMFGVADEANLIWELSRLCRRRAIEGIPQHLEPHQLLFLNIDPHDFRDPSFRDLGLDGLGVEDPQRIVLEITERTAITDYPAFQEYLRTFREQGFRFAVDDAGSGYAGLGSIANLSPDFIKLDISLISGIDTNFMKQNLVETMVSFANDHGIKVIAEGVEREEEYESVKSLGVHLTQGFLFHKPRFMTTPMGRTSG; encoded by the coding sequence GTGAAGATTCTCGCGCGGGTGCAGGAGCCCACGTTACAGGAGGCGGTAACGGGGGCAGCGGCCCAGTTGTCCGCCGAGCTCATTGTCGTCGGGGGCGCCAACGGAGGATCGAGCGAGCAGCAGTTGCTGGATGGTCTGAGGACCCACCCCGACATCGTACTCGTTGAGGCCAGCCTCACCGGATCGCTGAAGCGCCTGCGCGAGGAGACCCGCGCCCGTGGCGCCGCGCTGGTCGCTGCGTGTGTCTCGGGCGAAGAAGTGCGTGAAGCGATCGAGGCACGGACCGACGAGTGGATCCTCCTTCCCGCCACGGTCGATGAGGTGGTAGGGCGGCTGAACGGCGCGCTACGGCGGGGCAGGGAGGCCGAACACCCGGAGCTCACTTCACGCGCCGCGGAGCATCTCCGTTACGAGGAGCTGCTCTACGACCGCTTCACCGGCTTCCCCACCCTGCCGGTGATGATCGAGCGTGGCCGCACCATGCTCGAGCGCACCGGCCGACTAACCATCCTCTACATCGAGTTCGTCCGCTACTCGAAGCTGGAGGAGATCTACGGTTGGCAGAAGCTGGACGAGGTGCTGCAGACCACCGCGAATGCGGTCCGCACCTTCTACGACCGGCAGCGGGGAGATGAAGAAAGCCTGATCATGGTATCCCACACGGGGGACGACGACTTCATCTTCTTCACCGAGCTGCGAGATGGTCCGGAGGTCAGCGAGGCGCGCATCAACGAGATCGCGGAGGAGCTGGAGCGCCACATCCAGCAGGAGCTGGAGGCGGTGCACGGGGAGGACATCAGCGGACTGTTCGGCATCTACATTGGCGCCACCACCATCTTCCGCAACCCGAAGATCCGCACCGAGCGGATGATCTATCGGGGAATTCGCGAGGCGGCCCAGGCGGCCCGCAGTGTCGAAAACCGCGAGCGCACCCGCAAGATCGCCGATCTGAAGACGGTCTTGAGGGAGGGCTTGGTCGAGATCGCCTACCACCCGATCGTGGTCACCGGCACGAAGGAGGTGTACGGATACGAGGCACTGGCGCGCGGAACGATGCGTGGCCTGCGCTCGCCCGAGGTGATGTTCGGTGTCGCCGACGAGGCGAACCTCATCTGGGAGCTTTCGCGGCTCTGTCGTCGTCGCGCTATCGAGGGCATTCCGCAGCACCTGGAGCCGCACCAGCTCCTCTTCCTGAACATCGATCCGCACGACTTCCGCGACCCCTCGTTTCGCGATCTCGGCCTCGACGGTCTGGGCGTCGAGGATCCGCAGCGGATCGTGCTCGAGATCACCGAGCGTACGGCCATTACCGATTATCCCGCCTTCCAGGAGTACCTGCGCACCTTCCGGGAGCAGGGGTTTCGCTTCGCGGTCGATGACGCCGGATCGGGTTACGCTGGTCTGGGCAGCATCGCCAACCTGTCGCCGGACTTCATCAAGCTCGACATCTCCCTGATTTCGGGGATCGATACGAATTTCATGAAGCAGAACCTGGTCGAGACCATGGTGAGCTTCGCCAACGACCATGGGATCAAGGTGATCGCCGAGGGGGTCGAACGCGAAGAGGAGTACGAGAGCGTGAAGTCGCTGGGGGTGCACCTGACGCAGGGCTTCCTCTTCCACAAGCCCCGCTTCATGACCACCCCCATGGGCCGCACTTCCGGCTGA
- a CDS encoding response regulator, whose protein sequence is MSREATVLVVDDNRDNVEILRTFLESRGYRVATAVDGKSALAKVEEVQPDLVLLDVMMPGMDGWEVCRTIKNHPDHATTKVVMVTAKGAFEDKFEGMRSGADDYVVKPVDLGELEEKVRRNLAAGERAS, encoded by the coding sequence TTGAGCAGAGAAGCGACGGTCCTCGTAGTCGACGACAATCGTGACAATGTGGAGATCCTGCGCACCTTTCTGGAGTCGCGAGGGTACCGCGTCGCCACGGCGGTAGACGGCAAGTCCGCGCTGGCGAAGGTGGAGGAAGTGCAGCCGGACCTGGTGCTGCTCGACGTGATGATGCCCGGGATGGACGGTTGGGAGGTGTGTCGCACGATCAAGAACCACCCTGACCACGCGACCACCAAGGTGGTGATGGTAACCGCCAAGGGTGCCTTCGAGGACAAGTTCGAGGGGATGCGGTCCGGGGCTGACGACTACGTCGTCAAGCCCGTCGATCTGGGCGAGCTGGAAGAGAAGGTCCGCAGGAACCTCGCAGCGGGAGAGCGCGCATCGTGA
- the thyX gene encoding FAD-dependent thymidylate synthase — protein sequence MQIIRRPRVTVIARQQFIYPEHIRWESDNDVPGQVLAEFAGRLCYLSFGADAGLEGGHKTIQGRTTNESYLANILQVKHGSVLEHAVWSLLIEGVSRALTHELVRHRAGFAFSQLSQRYVDESEIGFVLPPEIAEGSQAYEVWVGACEASLEAYRALLAEMTAKVGQEGSATSRKKRARQAARSVLPNSAETKIVVTGNARAWRHFIEMRGSAGADAEIRRLAVAVLGLLREEAPHIFGDLNVIQLEDGTEVVETPNSKV from the coding sequence GTGCAGATCATCCGTCGTCCGCGAGTCACTGTCATCGCACGTCAGCAGTTCATCTATCCCGAGCACATCCGTTGGGAGAGCGACAACGACGTGCCTGGCCAGGTACTGGCGGAGTTCGCCGGGCGACTGTGTTATCTGTCCTTCGGGGCCGACGCGGGGCTGGAGGGTGGCCACAAGACAATTCAGGGCCGCACCACGAACGAATCGTACCTCGCCAACATCCTACAGGTGAAGCACGGCAGCGTGCTGGAGCACGCCGTCTGGTCACTGCTAATCGAGGGGGTGAGCCGTGCGCTGACGCACGAGCTGGTGCGCCATCGGGCCGGGTTCGCCTTTTCGCAGCTGAGTCAGCGGTACGTCGACGAGTCCGAAATCGGCTTCGTGCTGCCGCCCGAAATCGCCGAGGGGAGCCAGGCCTACGAGGTATGGGTGGGCGCCTGCGAGGCTTCGCTGGAGGCTTACCGAGCCCTGCTCGCGGAGATGACCGCGAAGGTTGGTCAGGAGGGCTCAGCCACCTCGAGGAAGAAGCGCGCTCGGCAGGCCGCCCGCTCCGTGCTCCCCAACTCCGCGGAGACCAAGATCGTCGTGACCGGAAACGCGCGGGCGTGGCGGCACTTCATCGAGATGCGAGGGAGCGCCGGCGCGGACGCGGAGATCCGCCGCCTCGCGGTGGCCGTGCTCGGCCTGCTGCGTGAGGAAGCGCCGCACATCTTCGGCGACCTGAACGTCATCCAGCTGGAAGACGGCACGGAGGTGGTGGAGACCCCAAACAGCAAGGTGTGA
- a CDS encoding SPW repeat protein, translated as MAAISTRAHGALDYVLAIAIGTSPWWAGFAGANPESWIAVGLALAVALTALLTDHELGLRRWIQMPLHLWIDAIVGILLAASPWVLNFDQRVWAPHLVAGLLLLILAVASHTIPGYERRRAARAGVD; from the coding sequence ATGGCCGCGATTTCCACCCGCGCCCACGGCGCTCTCGATTATGTTCTTGCGATCGCGATCGGCACCTCCCCCTGGTGGGCTGGCTTTGCCGGCGCCAACCCGGAAAGCTGGATCGCGGTCGGCCTGGCGCTCGCCGTTGCACTCACCGCCCTCCTCACCGACCACGAGCTCGGTCTGCGCAGGTGGATCCAGATGCCGCTGCACCTCTGGATCGATGCGATCGTGGGAATCCTGCTCGCGGCGTCGCCCTGGGTGCTCAACTTCGACCAGCGCGTCTGGGCGCCGCATCTGGTGGCCGGTCTACTTCTTCTGATCCTCGCCGTGGCGAGCCATACCATTCCCGGTTACGAGCGGCGCCGGGCAGCGCGGGCGGGAGTGGATTGA
- a CDS encoding cobalamin-binding protein, with the protein MRIVSLLSSATEILHHLGLTTDLVGISHECDYPPEVLDRPRVSRVRFDPAGMDSAEIDAAVRGSMERYGSVYEVDAGMLGSLRPDLVLTQAVCEVCAVPTPSVREVAERLPRPPRILSLDAHTIEDIVSSVEIVGVAAGAAREGEQSAAALRRRIDAIASTVAGCPLPRVLLLEWLDPPFVPGHWVPEMVSLAGGRCLAGVPGQRSVQVSWDDLQGLDPDIVLVEPCGYGLERAAAEAERFQDRIRRVAPRAVAEGRIWALDSARFSRSGPRVAEGVEALAAILHPEVFPESPSDNTAHRCART; encoded by the coding sequence GTGCGTATCGTTTCGCTGCTGTCCAGCGCCACCGAGATCCTCCACCACCTCGGGCTGACCACCGACCTGGTGGGCATATCACACGAGTGCGATTACCCGCCCGAAGTCCTGGATCGGCCGAGGGTCAGCCGGGTACGCTTCGATCCCGCTGGTATGGACAGCGCGGAGATCGACGCGGCGGTGAGGGGGTCAATGGAGCGCTACGGTAGCGTCTACGAGGTGGATGCCGGGATGCTCGGCTCGCTCCGTCCGGATCTGGTGCTGACGCAGGCGGTCTGCGAGGTGTGCGCGGTGCCCACCCCGTCGGTCCGCGAGGTCGCCGAGCGCCTTCCCCGTCCGCCGCGCATCCTCTCCCTGGACGCGCACACGATCGAGGATATCGTTTCGTCGGTAGAGATCGTGGGCGTCGCTGCCGGTGCGGCGCGCGAAGGCGAGCAGAGTGCCGCCGCGCTGAGACGTCGCATCGACGCAATCGCCTCCACGGTGGCCGGTTGTCCGCTTCCGAGGGTGCTTTTGCTCGAATGGCTCGATCCGCCATTCGTCCCCGGCCACTGGGTTCCCGAGATGGTATCGCTGGCCGGCGGCCGCTGCCTGGCCGGGGTCCCGGGCCAGCGTTCCGTCCAGGTGAGCTGGGACGATCTCCAGGGACTCGATCCGGACATCGTCCTGGTGGAACCCTGCGGCTACGGTCTCGAGCGTGCCGCGGCGGAAGCCGAGCGCTTCCAGGACCGCATCCGGCGGGTTGCACCGCGGGCGGTTGCAGAGGGCCGGATCTGGGCGCTCGACAGTGCACGTTTCAGTCGCTCCGGGCCGCGGGTCGCCGAGGGCGTAGAGGCGCTCGCTGCCATCCTTCATCCCGAAGTGTTTCCAGAAAGTCCCTCCGACAACACCGCGCATCGCTGCGCTAGAACGTAG